The genomic region ttcttggttttttttttcttccatttttaaataataatgtcctttataacCTGAGATATACCATTATTTCCTCTGACAGGGCTGTGGCCAGGTATTCTGAGGGCCATTAGGTGTGAAATGAATGGCAAAATAAATCCCATGGCTGCTGTCGTCACCCTGCCAGGCTGACcactctgccttcagctcgggaaGGACAATGACGACACTAACCAGTGCAAGGAAAGGGCAAACTGGCAGCATGAGTCACTGGATGTGGCCAGCATGGCTATAAAGGCTCCATGATCAATGTTAGGTACATGAGTTAAGGCAGGGGGAGAATGAGCATTTGCCATGCAGCGTGCCGTCTTCAAGGTTACTGTTTTCCTGCCTTGGTGCCTGGCCTTCCCAGTGCCCCCTGCTATCGACCTTAAAGGACTGGACTTTATTAAGGTAGGTGTGCTGATTTGACCATGTTGTAACATTATGACTGTTGTGGGCTCTTcttccattatattttatatccataCAGTTACCACATGGTCtagaaatgaatatattaatattacatactaaatcttttttcattttctttaatctttcaggtttttttcttctgatttcagAAGTAATGAAATCATCTTTGGGCCCCTAAAAGTACTGTTCTTATAGTGCCTAGTGAATAATGCAATTGCAGTGCTCCCCTCCCCTACTCTTAGACTCCTGGAAGGGCATAGAAGAACACTCAGGGTCTGCATCTCTGAATCTGGCAGGTGGTGAGCAATCAGAGGAAGTGATTTAAATGGACTAATAAACTTGTCCTTCCTATGGACTGAGAAACCTCTCAAACTGTCTACTACACACTTTGAAATTTGTCAAGCAACTGTGAATTTGTTCTAGACTTTTTAAGCATCCAAAATAACTGAAACTGGTGTTAGTTGTGTACTTCATAATTACTCAGGGACTGGGTAAAATTTCCTGCTCATACTTAGTCCAGAAAAATATGCTAAATCATATGCCTCTGAGTGCCCAGCCAAGTccacaataaaataaaggcataaaaatgtaattttataccaaatgtaaaaattaatcaTGAGTTTATATCAAGTACTATCATAAGAACTGTGGTGTAGGCCAAGTTAGAATAAGTACTGCCCTTAAAATACTAGAGTTCAAACATAGATACAGATAGAGCCTGACTGTAATATAAGGTgtacttcttttttcccccagaagttGAAATTCAGTACCAGATGGTAAGAAAGTTAATGGAGACAGGGAGTAGCTAATGAATGAGTTCTAAAAAAGTATCTTAATGGAATGGAACGTATAAATGCAAATGAACTGGGTATGCAGAAATGGCCAAATTTTATGTCATGGGAGTCATAGATTCTGTCCTGATTGAGAACACCTCAATTGGTCAGGAAGACCAGACACCATCTTCCCTGGACAAGTCCCACCTAACACCTTATACCTTTATTCTTGGGCCTCTCTTTCCTGACACTGGATGCTTTATTTCTGGAGAATTTTTAACAGGCTATCTaggtcacttttattttattgtctccCCGTGACAGGAGAATCAGGGATAGATGTCATCATTCAACTGAGAACAGGAGGTTTAAGAAGGCCAGATACAGAAAGCCCCATCCTTCCCAGAACCTCAAAAGAGGCTCTGCCCCAGGTTGCTGGTAGCGCAAGTCTGCCCTTATCCTCTCTAAGTACTCATCCCTTCCCTCTCACCCAGGACTATTCCCATCAGATTTTCCGGACCAAGAAAGAGTCACCACTCCTCACCCAGGGGGAAGACATACAGCACCTGCCGCCCTTCCATCTGAATGAGACAGACCTACAGGATGAGCAGACGCTGGCTGTGCCACACCATCCCCACTGTGGAGTAACTGATGGGGCTAATGACTCCACTTTCCCAGGAAGTTCTAAATGGGATAAGCACACTTTGACCTACAGGTGTTTGTTGTTAAAGCCTGGAGCAATGAGTGCCTCCTGGAAGCACTTCTACTGACTTCTGCttagttaaaacttttttttttttttgaagtgtgtgtgtgtgtgtgtgtgtgtgtgtgtgtgtgtgtgtgtgtgtgtgtgtggtgggggaggggttgttTATAGCAGAGAATTTTGACGTATTTTTGCTCCCTATCTAGGGTACTCTTTCTGTGGGGAATCCAAAGCATGTTAGAGACATCCAAAGCCAACTAATAATAACTTATATAGAACGCTGTACATTTTTCAATTGAGTCcacattgattattttttcataaCTACTTTGTAGGGCTATGGTTTTCAGACTTTGGTTTATATAGGAATGTGGGGAATTTGATAAAATTCTCAGAAATCTAACAAATGTCTAAATTCTTAGGAATCTATATTTTGCAGGTTTAATTCTTTGggaatttattttacagatgagcaaaatgAGTCCCAAAAATATTAAGTGATTTGCCCCAAAgcagtcatttctttttagaCGTAGGATAATTCCCATACCTCTGAGCTATTCCACTTAAAGATTTCTTCTTTCAGGATTATCAATTACCCAAGAGATATAAACCCATCCATAGTGAAAGGCATTATGCAAGACACAGTTTCCATCTGGAGCAATGTGACCCTCTTGATTTTCCAGCAAGTGAAAAATCAAGATGCAGACATCAAGATTTCTTTCTGGGACTTAGGTAAGAAACAGACATGGGAAGGAGGGTATGGTGTCCCATGTAAAGGGCAAATGGTCTCAATCCATAAAGAAAAACCTAGTCCACTTAGTTCAGCTTTTGAAAAAAGACAAACCTAATGGAAATCAGTAAGTCTATAACACAGAAAGACATCTTTAGTACAATGTAGCAGGAGATAGGGGAGGAGATACACTGTTGTGTGAACAGAGTAAAGGAGGGTGACTGTACATTTGCCTGTCAAAAGGCAGTTGTGTAGCCCTCAAATCTATTGAAACACTGTTCAAAGTTGATCCAACCTATTTATAAAACACTATAGAGTCTaagtttccttctcccttttcctttcattttgggAAGAAGTTTTTCTGTCCAACATATAACCTTCACTCAATCTCTGCcatcttctcctcttcttttacCACAGAAGATAAATAGATTTTTGGTGCCACCCCATTCCTCTGCATAGATGGTGCCTTAGCCCTCTCACACCTCTAGCATTATCCAGTTGCATGGTACTCTAAGGCACTGAGGCTTACTAGGACCATTCCTGCCCTTTCCCTGATCCCCCATTGTGACAATAGCTTGTCATTGTCCACAGCCCATGGAGATTGTTGGCCCTTTGATGGACCAGGTGGTGTCTTAGGTCATGCTTTTTTACCAAATTCTGGACCTTCAGGAGTTACCCACTTTGACAGAGTAGAACATTGGTCAACTTCATACAGAGGTAAAGACCTTACCTGGTAGGAATGCTAGAACTCTCTGGGAGCCCAGGTGTTGGTAATGATGGTCTTCATTTGGGCCTAGAATGTAGTAAAGAGAGTAAAGGGAAGGACTCAGAGTGTCCAGGGTGAGATGGGAAAATTTGGTTGAGGAATTGGGTCTCCTATTTGAGTGGGGGCAGGTGGGATCATTTCTGAACAAAGATACTCCTATCATAAACACAtggtcacattttcttttctctctttatgtctttGCTTCCATTAATCAGTGTGTCTCAATTTTCTCCATGCTTCTTGTTCACTTCCAGTTTATCTGTCCATCTGTTCTGCCATTCTGTTTCCCACTagattccttccttctctgcttgcctttttcttgctttctaacatttgttatttcctccttttctgttctctccttttttctcccttctttttctgccttctttataCATAGTTAATATTTATACTTTTGTCTGTACCTTTTCAGGGTTTAATCTGTTCCTTGTTGCCATTCATGAACTAGGCCATTCTCTGGGCCTGCTGCACTCCAAGAGTCTGAACTCCATAATGTACCCCAGATATGTGAATTGGGACCCTAGAACCTTCCATCTTGATGGTGATGATATCAAAAGAATTCAGCAACTGTATGGTCTGTGCCTGCTGGAAGGGAGGGTATCTGGGCAGGAAATTCCACTTGgagtttattgttttcttctgtcCTCATAAGGAGAAAGATGTTCATCTGAAATGCCCCAATGATGGCACAGAAGAATCATTCAGCCTGAGTTTTAGTGGCTTCACTGGAAGATCAAAGAACTCAAGGCCTTAACGCAACCTTGGGGACTGCTTGAACTAATCCCTAAAGAATTGATCCTATTTAAGGCAGCTGAGTCAAAGCTCAGAACACTTCTGGGTCCCAATAAAGATggtttttaagagtaaaaatttGTTCTTACAATTTGGTGTGTCTCAGCATTTTGTATATTCAGTCACTGTGATCAAAGCGAGAGAGGAGTATAATAGAATGGAAAACTCTAGCAGAGATGGCCGTGAAACTCTCAAATTAGctgaaaaggtaagaaaaaataagattagGAATAAATCTTTCATATGTAATTACATGGGTAGCATTTGAAGAATGTTATTTATGCTATATTGAAGATTGCAGCTATAGAGACCTGGTGTTAGGATGGTAGCCTATCCACTTACTTATTAGCTCTGAGACTttcagcaaattatttaacctccttATAACTCAGTTTTGCATTTGCTAAATAATTGTAATTATCTACTGTCATAAGTCTAAATGCTGTAATGGATGTAAACCTCTTTAATCAGTGCTTGGCAGCACAATTTTCAGGTATTGTTGAGGAAGGACAATTTTTCCTCTACCCTTTAAATTTCTTCTAGCTGGTCTAAGAATGAAATTGACTTGagatagattaacaggagaaagaaaacaaagattaatTACATGCACATGGAGGCACAATGATAAAATTGAGATATACAGAGAGTTGACCAAAGCAGGTAGCTTTCATGCTTTCTAGACAAAGTACCTACACTTTACATCCCAAATTCTCTTAATATTTACTTTTGGAGAACTTAACCTCTGACAATTGACTTTTTGAAGAATCAATGAAATTATCCGTGGTATGACTGGTAAGTATAAAAGAGACGATGCATATAAAACCAACATCAATAATGAAAAAGGCAATATGTTGACACTCCTGAAGACACTGAAAGATCATAAAGATGTGTAATGAGTAATTTTTAGttaataaatatcaaaatttttatcTAGAATATACATTCTTAATTAAACATAGcttacaaaaataggcaaaaggagAAGTAGAAAATCCAAGTAGCcctacaaatgtttaaaaatataacctataattatatttcttcacaagtattttcaaaactaacaaaaaagaaaatctgaaccaTCTTTTAACTGTTATTTATCAAGACTATATGTAAAACTACCCCTGGATAGCCATTTAATAAAGACATCATGCCATGCAAAATCTTccagttggaaaaaaatttttcttagattattttcAAACTCTGCATAATCTTATAGCAAAACATGACAAAAACATTATAAGTAAGGAAAATTTCGGGGTACTCTcactgatgaacacagatgtaaaaaatcctaaacaaagtATTAACAAACTAAACCTGGCAATAAATAAAGGAAAGTCAAGTAACATGTCCAATGTGGGTTGAAATATAAAGTTGATatctaaaaatcaatcaatataattaaTCACATTAATAAGATAATGAAGGAAAATCATATGAATTGTAAAAATCACAAATCTCAATGGACACAGAAAATAACTTTATGAAATTCACCATCTATTCTTGATAAAACATTTAATCAAATGAACAATAGAAAGTAACATGTTCTCTGGTAAAGGTAGTTACAAAAAATATGCTAGCAAACATACATTAATGATGAAATGTTGAGAATGTTACCTGTGAgagcaaaaaagggaaaataacataACTTTCATCACTTCTGCTCAACACTGCACTAGGGGTCTTAACCATTGCACTAAATCAATTGTAGTGTAAACCCTGACagttggtttctctttttttaatgcaagtaACTGACTTAAGCTTTGATTAAGCCTCCACTTCAAAgaggcatccatttcaaagaTGACTATTTCAGGTAAACACTGCCAGCCACACAATTAGATAGAGAACCAGGCCCCCTAAACCAAGCCCCCTCCCCTAAGGGGCCTCTGAGGCTCCTTAGATGACTGACCATTTAGGccatgtgctttttttcttctctctctttaaattcccgctcttacattttaaattcaccattaaattatcatatgatttcactcatatgtagaatttaagaaacaaaacagatgaacataggggaagggaggggaagacgaaatcggagagggagacaaactataagagatgCTTAACtctatgaaacaaactgagggttgctggaggggacagggctgggggatggggtaactgggtgatgggcattaaggagggcatttgatgtaatgagccctgagcattatatgcaactgatgaatcactaaattctaccctgaaactaatactgcactatatgttaattaattgaatttaaatttaaaaaatcaccaatAAAGAGTGAGCCCAAGAAACTCTAGTCCCTCAACCTTGACTCCAATAAAAGAAGAATGCTAGGTCCCTGTGCAAGAGTgggctctctcccctcccccagcctccacctTGCACCTTGCTGTGTGGTCCCAGGTGTGCCATGTAATGTCCAGGTCCTATAagtaataaaccttttttttttcaaagtttgctAATAATTCTTGCTGAGGGCATCTTGcagtcattatatatatatatatatatatatcagtaccagagatttagaaaaaaagataatttataagTTCTATTCATATTAGCATAAATTAGTATcaaataggaataaatataatgtaAGATATATAatagttcttattttaaaagcataaaacaatattgagaaaaaataaagaccttaatTAATTGAGGTCTATGTTCTCAGATCGGTAGACCTGGTAACCTAAAAGTTTCAATTCTCCCAAAATTGATCTACAAATTTGATACATTCACAATGAAAGTCCCAATATAGATCTTAGTGGAAATTGATAAGCTCTGTATAAAATTCGTAAGGAAATGCAAAGAGGTGGATAGCCAAGGTATAAGCTGAAAAAAGAATGTCTTAGGAAGCCATGTTCCATACTAAGCACAGTGGAAATAGTGATGAACCAGGTAATAGTTTTTGCCTTTGCAGAGGTTAGTATGGGGACTTGAATCCTGTTGTTGCTTAATAAATGATTATTAAGGACATAACTGATGAACATCCTGTTCAGTGAGAAGTTGTAAATACCTTATAACAGAGGGGCCTCTCTGCACTTAATTAACACAGTTCTATATGGATGCCCCTAATGAAGCTGAAGTTTCAATATCCCTCTGGGTTGGAGTAGTTATGCTTTCATTCTCATATGCTCATTCAAGAAGGGAAAACTGTGACATTTGAAAGAAAGGACTAGGAGtggtagagagagggagggatccATTTATACAATTTCCAGGATCAGAATCATATGCTCTTGGCACAGCTATGGttaagggttgttttttttttttttttttttaatttttttattgttatgttaatcaccatacattacatcattagtttttggtgcagtgttccatgattcattgtttgttcataacacccagtgctccatgcagaacgtgccctcctcaatacccatcaccaggctaacccatccccctacccccctcccctctagaaccctcagtttgtttttcagagtccatcatctctcatggttcgtctccccctctgacatactcccctattcttcctctcctgttatcttcttctttttcttttttcttaaaatatgttgcattatttgtttcagaagtacagatctgtgattcaacagttttgcacaattcacagcgctcaccgtagcacataccctccccaatatctatcacccagccaccccatccctcccacccccaaccactccagtaacactcagtttgtttcctgagattaagaattcctcatatcagtggggtcatgtgatacatgtctttctctgattgacttatttcactcagcataacaccctccagttccatccacgtcgttgcaaatggcaagatctcattccttttgatggctgcataatattccattgtgtatatatgccacatcttctttatccattcatctgtcgatgggcatcttggctctttccacagtttggctatggtggacattgctgctataaacattggggtacacgtaccccttcgggtccctacatttgtatctttgtggtaaatacccagtagtgcaattgctggatcgaacggtagctctaatttcaactgtttgaggaacctccatactgttttccagaggggttgcaccagcttgcattcccaccaacagtgtaggagggttcccctttctccacatccccgccaacatctgtcgttccctgacttgttaattttagccattctgacgggtgtgaggtggtatctcattgaggttttgatttggatttccctgatgccaagcgatgttgagcactttttcatgtgcctgttggccatttggatgtcttctttggagaaatgtctgttcatgtcttctgcccatttcttgattggattatttgttctttgggtgttgagtttgataagttctttatagattttggatactagccctttatctgatatgtcatttgcaaatattttctcccattctgtcggttgtcttttggttttgtggactgtttcttttgctgtgcagaagctttttatcttgatgaaatcccaatagttcatttttgccctggcttcccgtgcctttggcgatgtttctaggaagaagttgctgcggctaaggtcgaaaaggttgctacctgtgttctcctttaggatttggatggactcctgtctcacgtttaggtctttcaaccatttggaatctatttttgtgtgtggtgtaaggaaatggtccagtttcattcttctgcatgtggctgtccaattttcccaacaccatttgttgaagagactgtctttttgccattggacattctttcctgctttgtcaaaaataagttgacgatagagttgagggtccatttctgggctctcaattctgttccattgatctatgtgtctgtttttgtgccagtaccatactgtcttgatgatgacagctttgtaatagagctggaagtccggaattgtgatgccgccagctttgcttttctttttcagtattcctctggctattctgggtctcttctggttccatacaaattttaggattatttgttccatttctttgaaaaaagtggatggaattttgatggggattgcattgaatgtgtagattgctctaggtagcattgacatcttcacaatgttgattctcccaatccatgagcatggaacgtttttccatttctttgtgtcttcttcaatttctttcaggagtattttatagttttctgagtacagatcctttgcctctttggttagatttattcctaggtatctaatcgttttgggtgcaattgtaaatgggatagactccttgatttgtctctcttctgtcttgttgttggtgtataggaatgccactgatttctgtgcattgattttatatcctactactttactgaattcctgtatgagttctagcagttttggggtggagtcttttgggttttccacatacagtatcatatcatctgcaaagagtgagagtttgacttcctctttgccgatttggatgcctttgatttctttttgttgtctgattgctgtggctaggacttctaatactatgttgaatagcagtggtgagagtggacatccctgccgcgttcctgaccttaggggaaaagctctcagcctttccccattgagaatgatattcgctgtaggtttttcatagatggcttttatgatattgaggtatgtaccctctatccctatactctgaagagttttgatcaagaaaggatgttgtactttgtcaaatgctttttctgcatctattgagaggatcatatgattcttgttctttcttttgttaatgtattgtatcacgttgattgatttgcggatgttgaaccggccttgcagcccaggaataaatcccacttggtcgtggtgaataatccttttaatgtactgttggatcctattggctagtattttggtgagaatttttgcatccatgttcatcaaggatattggtctgtaattctcttttttgatggggtctttgtctggttttgggatcaaggtaatgctggcctcataaaatgagtttggaagtttcccttccatttctattttttggaacagtttcaggagaataggtattaattcttcttgaaaggtctgatagaattcccctgggaagccatctggctctgggcttttgtttcttgggagatttttgatgactgtttcaatttccttagtggttataggtctgttcaggttttctatttcttcctggttcaattttggtagttgatacatctctaggaatgcacccatttcttccaggttatctaatttgctggcatagagttgctcataatatgttcttataattgtttgtatttctttggtgttgcttgtgatctctcctctttcattcatgattttgttgatttgggtcatttctcttttcttttgatcagtctggccaggggtttatcaatcttgttaattctttcaaagaaccagctcctagtttcgttgatctgttctaatgttcttttggtttctagttcattgatttctgctctgatctttatgatttctcttctcctgctgggtttaggctttctttgctgttctttctccagctcctttaggtgtcgggttaggttgtgtatttgagacctttcttgtttcttgagaaaggcttgtattgctatatactttcctctcaggactgcctttgctgtatcccaaagattttgaacagttgtgttttcattttcattggtttccatgaatttttttaattcttctttaatttcttggttgacccattcattctttagtaggatgctctttagcctccatgtatttgagttctttccgactttcctcttgtggttgagttctagtttcaaagcattgtggtctgaaaatatgcagggaatgatcccaatcttttggtaccgattgagacctgatttgtgacctaggatgtgatcaattctggagaatgttccatgggcactagagaagaatgtgtattccgttgctttgggatggaatgttctgaatatgtctgtgaagtccatttggtccagtgtgtcatttaaagtctttatttccttgttgatcttttgcttagatgatctgtccatttcagtcaggggggtgttaaagtcccccactattattgtattgttgtcaatgtgtttctttgcttttgttattaattgccttatataattggctgctcccatgttcggggcatagatatttacaattgttagatcttcttgttggatagaccctttaagtaggatatagtgtccttcctcatctcttattacagtctttgttttaaaatctagtttgtctgatataaggattgccaccccagctttcttttggtgtccattagcatggtaaatggttttccaccccctcactttcaatctgggggtgtctttgggtgtaaaatgagtctcttgcagacagcatattgatgggtcttgttttttaatccaatctgatagcctgtgtcttttgattggggcatttagcccatttacattcagagtaactattgaaaggtatgaatttagtgccattgtattacctgtaaggtgactgttaactgtctgttgtctgtgttcgtttctgctctttgctgttttta from Zalophus californianus isolate mZalCal1 chromosome 11, mZalCal1.pri.v2, whole genome shotgun sequence harbors:
- the MMP26 gene encoding matrix metalloproteinase-26 isoform X1, whose translation is MQRAVFKVTVFLPWCLAFPVPPAIDLKGLDFIKDYSHQIFRTKKESPLLTQGEDIQHLPPFHLNETDLQDEQTLAVPHHPHCGVTDGANDSTFPGSSKWDKHTLTYRIINYPRDINPSIVKGIMQDTVSIWSNVTLLIFQQVKNQDADIKISFWDLGFNLFLVAIHELGHSLGLLHSKSLNSIMYPRYVNWDPRTFHLDGDDIKRIQQLYGLCLLEGRVSGQEIPLGVYCFLLSS
- the MMP26 gene encoding matrix metalloproteinase-26 isoform X2, yielding MQRAVFKVTVFLPWCLAFPVPPAIDLKGLDFIKDYSHQIFRTKKESPLLTQGEDIQHLPPFHLNETDLQDEQTLAVPHHPHCGVTDGANDSTFPGSSKWDKHTLTYRIINYPRDINPSIVKGIMQDTVSIWSNVTLLIFQQVKNQDADIKISFWDLGFNLFLVAIHELGHSLGLLHSKSLNSIMYPRYVNWDPRTFHLDGDDIKRIQQLYGERCSSEMPQ
- the MMP26 gene encoding matrix metalloproteinase-26 isoform X3 gives rise to the protein MQRAVFKVTVFLPWCLAFPVPPAIDLKGLDFIKDYSHQIFRTKKESPLLTQGEDIQHLPPFHLNETDLQDEQTLAVPHHPHCGVTDGANDSTFPGSSKWDKHTLTYRIINYPRDINPSIVKGIMQDTVSIWSNVTLLIFQQVKNQDADIKISFWDLAHGDCWPFDGPGGVLGHAFLPNSGPSGVTHFDRVEHWSTSYRGFNLFLVAIHELGHSLGLLHSKSLNSIMYPRYVNWDPRTFHLDGDDIKRIQQLYGERCSSEMPQ